The following coding sequences lie in one Spirosoma sp. KUDC1026 genomic window:
- the fusA gene encoding elongation factor G: MARDLKFTRNIGIAAHIDAGKTTTTERILYYAGVSHKIGEVHDGAATMDWMEQEQERGITITSAATTVDWTYRDNKYHINIIDTPGHVDFTVEVNRSLRVLDGLVFLFSAVDGVEPQSETNWRLANNYNVARLGFVNKMDRSGADFLNVCTQVKEMLGSYAVPLQLPIGAEDEFKGVVDLVNFRGIVWNESDKGMTFEVVPIPEDMMDEATEWREKLLEAVAEFDDTLMEKYFEDPESISEAEILEALRKATIAMKIVPMLCGSSFKNKGVQTMLDYVMALLPSPLDKESIKGTNPNTGEEISRKPSSSEPFSALAFKIATDPYVGRLCFVRSYSGVLESGSYILNNRSGNKERISRIFQMHANKQNQIDRLEAGDIGAVVGFKDIKTGDTLSDEKNPIVLESMVFPDPVIGYAIEPKKTADQDNFSKAIGKLIEEDPTLKVESNEETGQTIIRGMGELHLEIIIDRMRREFKVEVNQGAPQVAYKEKLTKSVEHREVYKKQSGGRGKFADIVFELGPRDQEEDGSITPGLQFVNGIVGGVIPKEFIQPVQKGFDESLKNGPLAGFPLESMKVRLFHGSYHDVDSDSLSFEMAARLGFREAARQAGPKLLEPIMAVEVLTPEEYTGPITGDLNRRRGVMKGMDTKAGSQVIKADVPLSELFGYVTDLRTMSSGRATANLTFSHYEVVPQNISDTVVAKEKGTVKA; this comes from the coding sequence ATGGCTCGCGATTTAAAATTCACGAGAAACATCGGTATCGCTGCCCACATTGATGCGGGTAAGACGACCACAACCGAGCGTATTCTCTATTACGCCGGGGTAAGTCACAAAATCGGTGAGGTACACGATGGTGCTGCTACGATGGACTGGATGGAGCAGGAGCAGGAGCGTGGTATTACCATCACTTCGGCTGCTACTACCGTTGACTGGACCTATCGGGACAACAAGTACCACATCAACATCATTGATACCCCAGGCCACGTTGACTTTACGGTTGAAGTAAACCGGTCACTGCGTGTACTGGATGGTCTGGTGTTCCTGTTCAGCGCCGTTGATGGTGTCGAACCTCAGTCAGAAACCAACTGGCGTCTGGCAAACAACTACAACGTTGCTCGTCTGGGCTTCGTGAACAAAATGGACCGTTCGGGTGCTGACTTCCTGAATGTCTGCACGCAGGTTAAAGAAATGCTGGGTAGCTACGCTGTCCCTCTCCAGTTGCCAATCGGTGCTGAAGATGAGTTCAAAGGTGTAGTTGACCTGGTTAACTTCCGCGGTATCGTCTGGAATGAATCGGATAAAGGCATGACCTTCGAGGTTGTCCCCATTCCGGAAGACATGATGGACGAAGCGACCGAATGGCGCGAAAAACTGCTGGAAGCCGTCGCCGAATTCGACGACACGCTGATGGAGAAGTACTTCGAAGATCCTGAGTCGATCTCTGAAGCAGAAATCCTGGAAGCGCTGCGTAAAGCAACGATCGCCATGAAAATCGTTCCGATGCTTTGCGGATCGTCGTTCAAAAACAAAGGTGTTCAAACCATGCTCGACTACGTAATGGCCCTGCTGCCATCGCCGTTGGATAAGGAGAGCATCAAAGGAACGAACCCAAACACGGGCGAAGAGATTTCTCGCAAGCCTTCGTCGTCGGAGCCTTTCTCGGCCCTGGCGTTCAAAATCGCTACTGACCCCTACGTAGGTCGTCTGTGCTTCGTTCGTTCGTACTCGGGCGTACTGGAGTCAGGTTCTTACATTCTGAACAACCGGTCGGGTAACAAAGAGCGTATCTCGCGTATTTTCCAGATGCACGCCAACAAACAGAATCAGATCGACCGTCTGGAAGCTGGTGACATCGGTGCTGTGGTTGGTTTCAAAGACATCAAAACGGGTGATACCCTGTCGGATGAAAAGAACCCAATCGTTCTGGAATCGATGGTATTCCCGGATCCCGTTATCGGTTACGCTATCGAACCGAAGAAAACGGCCGATCAGGACAACTTCTCGAAAGCAATTGGTAAACTGATCGAAGAAGATCCAACCCTGAAGGTTGAATCGAACGAAGAAACCGGTCAGACCATCATCCGGGGTATGGGTGAACTGCACCTTGAAATCATTATCGACCGGATGCGTCGTGAGTTCAAAGTGGAAGTAAATCAGGGTGCACCTCAGGTTGCTTACAAAGAGAAACTGACGAAAAGCGTTGAACACCGCGAAGTGTACAAGAAACAATCGGGTGGTCGCGGTAAGTTTGCTGACATCGTGTTTGAACTTGGACCTCGTGACCAGGAAGAAGACGGTTCGATCACGCCAGGCCTGCAGTTCGTTAATGGAATTGTTGGTGGTGTAATTCCGAAAGAATTTATTCAGCCAGTGCAGAAAGGCTTTGACGAGTCACTGAAAAATGGTCCGCTAGCTGGTTTCCCGCTGGAAAGCATGAAAGTGCGTCTGTTCCACGGTTCGTACCATGACGTTGACTCCGATTCGCTGTCGTTCGAGATGGCCGCTCGTCTGGGCTTCCGTGAGGCTGCTCGTCAGGCTGGTCCGAAACTGCTCGAACCAATCATGGCGGTTGAAGTACTGACGCCGGAAGAGTATACCGGTCCAATTACGGGCGACCTGAACCGTCGTCGTGGTGTGATGAAAGGTATGGACACGAAAGCTGGTTCGCAGGTGATTAAAGCCGATGTTCCTCTGTCTGAACTGTTCGGTTACGTAACGGATCTGCGGACGATGTCATCGGGCCGTGCTACGGCTAACCTGACCTTCTCGCACTACGAAGTTGTTCCACAGAACATTTCGGACACCGTTGTTGCCAAAGAAAAAGGTACGGTGAAAGCGTAA
- a CDS encoding helix-turn-helix transcriptional regulator, with the protein MDKVASIQDRLKQVFDALGITIYQIAKELGENPSKFYNILNGRAKPSYDTIMSLLTCYPQISADYLIRGMLPILSSPEANAAVTNTDEDTMEVPFVPVRFYASFVESYGDGAGSMDMEPFRIRKTVARGHKHAVVLEISGNSMSPQLAHGAKVLAVPVSENDWVYQSGGVYAVMYRDYFVVKRIRDNELLTRKFLTLHSDNPNGGNVTVPLQDIRGLWKIVMIVEAPVE; encoded by the coding sequence ATGGACAAAGTGGCGAGTATACAGGATCGACTGAAGCAGGTTTTTGATGCGCTGGGTATTACGATATACCAGATAGCGAAGGAGTTAGGCGAAAATCCGTCTAAATTTTACAACATTCTGAATGGTCGGGCGAAGCCATCGTACGATACGATTATGAGTTTGCTGACCTGCTACCCGCAGATCAGTGCCGACTATCTGATTCGGGGAATGCTGCCGATCTTGAGTTCACCGGAGGCCAATGCTGCGGTAACGAATACGGATGAGGATACTATGGAGGTACCCTTCGTGCCCGTACGCTTTTACGCCAGTTTTGTTGAAAGCTACGGCGACGGTGCTGGTTCGATGGATATGGAACCGTTTCGTATTCGTAAGACAGTGGCAAGGGGACATAAACATGCGGTGGTGCTTGAAATCTCGGGCAATAGCATGAGCCCTCAGCTGGCACACGGCGCTAAAGTACTGGCCGTGCCGGTGAGTGAGAACGACTGGGTATATCAGTCGGGGGGCGTCTATGCAGTCATGTACCGGGATTACTTTGTCGTGAAACGGATTCGGGATAATGAACTCCTAACGCGCAAGTTTTTGACGCTTCATTCCGACAATCCCAATGGCGGTAACGTGACGGTTCCCCTGCAGGATATCCGGGGGCTGTGGAAAATTGTCATGATTGTGGAAGCCCCGGTTGAATAG
- the rpsJ gene encoding 30S ribosomal protein S10, with the protein MSQKIRIKLKSFDHMLVDKSAEKIVKAVKSTGAVVSGPIPLPTEKEKYTVLRSPHVNKKAREQFQLCTYKRLVDIYSSSAKTVDALMKLELPSGVDVEIKV; encoded by the coding sequence ATGAGCCAAAAAATTCGCATCAAGCTGAAATCGTTCGACCACATGCTGGTTGACAAATCAGCCGAGAAAATCGTTAAGGCCGTTAAGTCGACCGGCGCAGTTGTTAGCGGGCCCATCCCACTGCCAACCGAGAAAGAAAAATACACCGTTCTGCGGTCGCCCCACGTCAATAAAAAGGCGCGGGAACAGTTCCAGCTTTGCACCTATAAGCGCCTGGTAGATATCTACAGCAGCAGCGCTAAAACGGTAGATGCACTGATGAAACTGGAACTTCCCAGTGGCGTTGACGTAGAAATCAAAGTATAA